One genomic segment of Paenibacillus xylanexedens includes these proteins:
- a CDS encoding OmpL47-type beta-barrel domain-containing protein: protein MRGLRRNIAAITALVMVISLLSPLFGGVGISYAADIPGAPITTYNIKGNQSSNGVYYGAVELELIAQDTGSGVSVTRFSLNDGASWSTYIQPIEFSDKKVYNIIYQSVSNNNRAETPKELKFTIKKDTNPPETTIQVAGTQGQNSYYLSPVTISLQGTDTQSSVDYTEYSLDGGLTWTRYTTPITANEEQSAIYYRSRDLDGNLEKTKKSKISIDTTAPTPPNFSYEPEKWSNSTYVVNIYNGSDEQSGVMKSQYRLDQGATWTDYTVPFNVSGEKFRTVYVRTLDNAGNISEVEEFTLQFDKTPPSVPKIYLQYEEWKNHEIYAEIDEGTDEDSKVKGYEYRVGSSLEWQEYISSFPVQQEGITKVYARTLDRAGNVSATVEAEVKIDLTPPSPPENLFKVSQLGSTAVIRWSPAKDELSGIYGYEVYNGDTLLGETTDTKFTITNLTLNEMQSISIVAIDKAENYSENSKPLIFFTNNLAVSAYRDHTFAWNQQGQVWGWGLNSNYQLGEATTANRTSATRITNLDGFSMISTGLKQNIGLRPDGTVWTWGANDYTNQRLPLTKVPGLEKVVSISAGLQHYMALKEDGTVWTWGDNGLGQLGVGGKLPYNSLEPVQVVGLTDVVAINGSYYNSMALKEDGTVWIWGDGSRAIGYKTSTSTIHYSPIQIAGLSNIVQIDMTYLHGLALSNDGTVWSWGMNDSGQLGLGDFIDHPTPTQIPNLNNVIKLAAGYSHSMALTNNGEVWTWGNNYYGEVGDGTTIQKRPSPVKAAHLKGATDIEAGEMYGFALKKNGSLWAWGFNMYGQLGNGATTAQPTRVLVNGINYPVDKDAPTAPGQLRITGKTSSTAVMYWDESEDNHAVKEYLVYSGSTLFSTLPVDGKSLESIINYTATGLAPGQTYTFTVKAKDYQGNISTSSNSVTVTTEQSFTRQMSGGQSHSLALKSDGSVWAWGYNQMGQLGVKGAFLAKTPIQIPTLNSITSITSGPDYNLALKSDGTVWAWGSNMNGQLANTNSRQQDTPMKIEGLDSVIAIDAGTSHALALKKDGTVWAWGSNYYGDLGLGHNNSQYAPTKIPTLSGVKSISAGAFFSFAIKSDGTVWAWGANGFGQLGDGTKVQKNVPIRIAGLTGVESISLGFYHGLALKQDGTVWAWGYNYNGQLGDGTNTERLTPVRINSLSGISQISTGNFNSLARTSTAVYSWGSNNAGELGTGGYYATNSPDKVASITSVQSIAAGTSHGMALSNNNLLAWGANSDGQLGNGLTTNSYVPVNVTGMSTAKAAVASKAAAAPKAQSMNKTPEEQEMLTKLVSPDFIAPTAPSNVSVTRNGGKLVLDWEPSTDDVGVKEYWIYLNDELILKTQSYTKVEMQELANGLVNITIKGVDEAGNISVASAPVTP, encoded by the coding sequence ATGAGAGGCTTGAGACGTAATATTGCTGCTATAACAGCATTGGTCATGGTTATATCCTTGCTCTCTCCCCTTTTTGGGGGAGTAGGCATTTCATATGCAGCGGATATACCGGGGGCCCCCATTACTACATATAACATTAAAGGGAATCAAAGTAGTAATGGCGTTTATTATGGTGCTGTTGAATTGGAATTGATTGCTCAGGATACAGGTTCGGGCGTATCTGTAACAAGATTTAGTTTAAATGATGGTGCTTCCTGGTCCACCTATATACAACCAATTGAGTTTTCTGATAAGAAAGTATATAACATCATTTATCAATCGGTTAGTAACAATAACCGAGCCGAGACGCCAAAAGAATTGAAATTTACAATTAAGAAAGATACAAACCCTCCTGAAACTACGATTCAAGTTGCGGGGACCCAAGGACAGAACTCATACTACCTGAGCCCTGTTACAATAAGTCTTCAAGGTACAGATACTCAATCATCAGTTGATTATACTGAATACAGCCTGGATGGTGGGCTGACTTGGACCAGATATACAACTCCAATTACGGCCAATGAGGAGCAGAGTGCTATATATTATCGTTCACGCGATCTTGACGGTAATTTAGAGAAAACTAAAAAAAGTAAAATCAGTATTGATACAACTGCGCCGACCCCTCCTAATTTTAGTTATGAACCTGAAAAGTGGAGTAATTCTACATATGTGGTCAACATCTATAATGGTTCAGATGAACAAAGTGGAGTTATGAAATCTCAATACAGATTGGATCAGGGGGCGACTTGGACTGACTATACAGTTCCGTTTAATGTGAGCGGTGAAAAGTTTAGAACGGTCTATGTTCGTACTCTTGATAATGCCGGGAATATTAGTGAAGTAGAGGAATTTACTTTGCAATTTGATAAAACACCTCCATCTGTGCCTAAAATTTATTTGCAGTATGAAGAATGGAAAAATCACGAAATCTACGCGGAAATTGATGAAGGTACAGACGAAGATAGTAAGGTAAAGGGGTACGAATACAGAGTAGGTTCCAGTTTGGAATGGCAAGAATACATCAGTTCATTCCCTGTACAGCAAGAGGGGATCACCAAAGTATATGCTCGAACCTTAGATAGAGCAGGTAATGTAAGTGCAACAGTGGAAGCAGAAGTGAAGATTGATCTTACTCCGCCTTCTCCACCTGAGAATTTGTTTAAAGTTAGCCAATTAGGTTCAACTGCTGTAATACGTTGGTCTCCTGCTAAGGATGAATTGTCTGGTATATATGGATATGAAGTTTACAATGGCGATACACTTCTGGGTGAGACTACAGATACCAAGTTCACGATTACCAATCTCACACTTAATGAAATGCAGTCTATCTCAATCGTAGCGATAGATAAAGCTGAGAATTATTCGGAAAATAGCAAGCCTCTTATTTTCTTTACTAACAATTTGGCTGTCTCGGCCTATAGGGACCATACCTTTGCATGGAATCAGCAAGGTCAAGTCTGGGGCTGGGGGCTCAACAGTAATTATCAGTTGGGTGAAGCTACAACAGCCAACCGTACAAGCGCTACCAGAATAACGAATCTTGACGGTTTTTCAATGATCTCTACGGGTTTAAAACAGAATATTGGACTCCGCCCAGATGGAACTGTATGGACATGGGGCGCTAATGACTATACTAATCAACGTCTTCCGCTTACGAAAGTTCCAGGATTGGAAAAAGTAGTTTCCATCTCAGCAGGACTTCAACATTACATGGCACTTAAGGAAGACGGAACTGTATGGACTTGGGGAGATAACGGCTTAGGTCAACTCGGAGTCGGTGGCAAGTTACCTTATAATAGTCTTGAACCAGTTCAGGTTGTAGGTTTAACTGATGTCGTTGCGATCAATGGAAGTTATTATAACAGTATGGCTTTGAAAGAGGATGGTACTGTCTGGATCTGGGGGGATGGGAGTCGGGCAATTGGATATAAGACTTCAACCAGTACTATTCACTATTCTCCAATTCAGATAGCGGGCTTATCTAATATCGTTCAAATTGATATGACATACCTACATGGACTTGCTCTCAGTAATGATGGAACTGTCTGGAGCTGGGGAATGAATGACTCTGGTCAATTAGGCCTGGGAGATTTTATTGATCACCCAACTCCAACTCAAATACCGAATTTGAATAACGTAATCAAACTCGCTGCAGGTTACTCGCATAGTATGGCCTTAACGAATAATGGGGAAGTTTGGACATGGGGTAATAATTACTATGGAGAAGTTGGAGACGGAACAACTATTCAGAAGCGTCCATCTCCTGTAAAAGCAGCCCACTTAAAAGGTGCAACAGATATTGAGGCCGGTGAAATGTATGGCTTCGCTCTCAAGAAGAATGGTTCTTTATGGGCGTGGGGATTTAATATGTATGGGCAATTAGGGAATGGGGCAACAACGGCACAACCTACACGTGTACTAGTAAATGGAATCAATTATCCCGTGGATAAGGATGCTCCGACTGCACCAGGACAACTTAGAATTACCGGAAAGACCTCTTCTACAGCAGTGATGTACTGGGATGAATCAGAAGATAACCACGCAGTAAAAGAATATCTGGTATATTCAGGTTCAACTTTGTTTAGTACATTGCCAGTAGATGGTAAGTCTCTAGAATCTATTATTAATTACACTGCCACCGGCTTAGCCCCTGGTCAGACATATACCTTTACCGTTAAGGCTAAAGATTATCAAGGCAATATTTCTACTTCGAGTAATAGTGTAACTGTTACTACCGAGCAGTCTTTTACTAGACAGATGTCGGGAGGACAAAGTCACTCACTCGCACTTAAAAGTGATGGATCTGTATGGGCATGGGGATATAATCAAATGGGGCAGTTAGGTGTTAAGGGCGCATTTCTTGCCAAAACACCGATTCAAATTCCCACCCTGAATTCTATTACCTCAATTACATCTGGACCAGACTACAATTTAGCACTTAAAAGTGATGGTACAGTTTGGGCATGGGGAAGTAATATGAATGGTCAATTAGCGAATACAAATTCAAGGCAGCAGGATACTCCTATGAAAATAGAAGGCCTAGATTCTGTCATAGCTATCGATGCCGGAACAAGTCATGCTTTGGCGCTGAAAAAAGATGGTACAGTTTGGGCATGGGGGAGTAACTACTATGGTGATCTGGGACTAGGACATAATAATAGTCAATATGCTCCGACTAAAATTCCAACTTTATCAGGCGTTAAATCAATTAGCGCAGGTGCTTTCTTCAGTTTTGCGATTAAATCGGATGGTACAGTCTGGGCATGGGGAGCTAATGGTTTCGGCCAACTCGGAGATGGGACAAAAGTTCAAAAGAATGTTCCAATCAGAATTGCAGGATTAACAGGAGTAGAAAGTATCTCCTTAGGTTTCTACCATGGACTTGCATTAAAGCAGGACGGCACTGTCTGGGCATGGGGGTACAATTATAATGGTCAGTTAGGTGATGGTACCAACACTGAGCGGCTAACTCCAGTTAGAATAAACAGTTTATCTGGTATTAGCCAAATCTCAACAGGTAACTTTAATAGTTTGGCCAGAACTTCAACTGCAGTGTATAGCTGGGGATCAAATAATGCCGGAGAGTTAGGTACAGGAGGATACTATGCTACAAATTCACCAGATAAGGTTGCTTCTATAACTTCTGTACAGAGCATTGCTGCTGGAACAAGTCATGGTATGGCTCTGTCCAATAATAACCTGTTGGCATGGGGGGCAAACAGCGATGGGCAATTGGGCAATGGTTTAACTACTAATTCATATGTTCCAGTTAATGTTACGGGAATGTCTACCGCTAAGGCAGCAGTTGCCTCAAAGGCAGCGGCGGCACCAAAAGCTCAATCAATGAATAAAACTCCTGAAGAACAGGAAATGCTTACTAAACTAGTCTCACCTGATTTTATAGCTCCTACAGCTCCTTCTAACGTGAGTGTAACCCGCAATGGTGGAAAACTTGTATTGGATTGGGAACCATCGACAGATGATGTAGGTGTGAAGGAATATTGGATATACTTGAACGACGAGTTGATATTGAAGACACAATCGTATACTAAAGTTGAAATGCAAGAATTAGCTAATGGACTAGTTAATATCACAATTAAAGGCGTCGACGAGGCAGGTAATATTTCAGTAGCCAGCGCCCCTGTAACACCATAA
- a CDS encoding GNAT family N-acetyltransferase: protein MDHVSIEHTPPAAVEYLALRQVSGLSPMSRAGAEIGLPNSLFAVCLREKDMLIGMGRVIGDGGCFFQVVDIAVHPDVQGMGYGKLIMSEIMNYLRKAVPARGLVSLLADVPADQLYAQFGFEYTSPKSEGMWWRQGEEGPTT, encoded by the coding sequence ATGGATCATGTGAGTATTGAACACACACCACCCGCAGCAGTGGAGTATCTTGCCTTACGGCAGGTTTCAGGTCTTAGCCCGATGAGCAGGGCAGGGGCGGAGATTGGATTACCGAATAGCCTGTTTGCGGTATGTCTGCGTGAAAAGGATATGCTGATAGGCATGGGGCGAGTGATTGGAGATGGTGGTTGTTTCTTTCAGGTTGTCGATATTGCTGTACACCCGGATGTTCAGGGAATGGGGTATGGAAAACTGATCATGAGCGAGATTATGAATTATCTGCGTAAAGCAGTACCTGCCCGTGGTTTGGTCAGTCTGCTGGCGGATGTTCCGGCTGATCAACTTTATGCTCAATTTGGATTTGAATACACCAGCCCAAAATCGGAGGGTATGTGGTGGAGGCAGGGAGAAGAAGGACCGACTACCTAG
- a CDS encoding NAD(P)-dependent oxidoreductase, which produces MKVAIFGATGAIGKTILWELMDRGHEVTAVVRDPSKVEMVHERLRVEQGDLLNPDQVADFAAGQEAVVSAYGPKFGGEEEMLEVTRSLIEGVRRAKAGRLVVVGGAGSLLTDSGEMLMDTPGFPEEVKPLAKAHAEAYDLIEASGIHWTYMSPAATITTGRRTGQFRVGMNRVITDDIGESSISVGDFAAALVDELDDPQFIQARFTVGY; this is translated from the coding sequence ATGAAAGTAGCCATTTTTGGAGCAACCGGAGCGATTGGCAAGACGATACTGTGGGAGCTGATGGATCGTGGGCATGAAGTGACAGCGGTGGTGCGTGACCCTTCGAAGGTTGAGATGGTTCATGAGCGTTTGCGTGTAGAACAGGGAGATCTGCTTAACCCGGATCAGGTGGCTGATTTTGCAGCGGGTCAGGAAGCTGTTGTGAGTGCATATGGACCGAAGTTTGGTGGAGAAGAAGAGATGCTGGAAGTGACACGTTCGTTAATCGAGGGTGTGCGCCGGGCAAAAGCAGGACGTCTGGTTGTAGTTGGTGGAGCGGGAAGTTTGCTAACCGATTCCGGAGAGATGCTGATGGATACGCCGGGATTCCCGGAAGAAGTTAAGCCACTTGCGAAAGCCCATGCAGAAGCATATGACCTGATTGAAGCATCGGGTATTCACTGGACCTACATGAGCCCTGCTGCGACAATCACAACAGGACGTCGAACAGGCCAGTTCCGGGTTGGCATGAACCGTGTGATTACGGATGATATCGGGGAAAGCTCGATTTCCGTTGGCGATTTTGCAGCGGCTTTGGTGGATGAACTGGACGATCCGCAATTTATCCAAGCACGGTTTACGGTAGGTTATTAA
- a CDS encoding bifunctional ADP-dependent NAD(P)H-hydrate dehydratase/NAD(P)H-hydrate epimerase, producing the protein MFIVTAEQMRAVDEYTIHKLGIPAASLMENAGRAIAEEVIKLCREGQAEGRLADSGQLGYSSKTDARRAHTGPGDRQGYGGDIIADPALVMEHPGDQQWYLLIGKGNNGGDGLVAARHLVEAGLGVTLVYADAPDALRGEAAVHRDAAAQLGIPALVHEREAVDFSRCTGIVDALLGTGSRGAPRGDYAALIEAANDSGKPVVSADVPSGLNADTGEVYKPCIQARVTVCLALLKRGLVQYPGASAAGRIVVRAIGIPARLAPEHGPSVRLLTDEVLRGALRVDTGRLRAPDGHKGTYGHVLLAAGSLPMSGAGLLSAKAALRAGCGLATWALPAALLPHVIGTVPELMLAAAADGDSGEWNAASADAVLRLAESRDVLATGPGLGRFQGDTDWLRRLWQQSDRPLVIDADALNMLADAGPHGPRDWGQRSAATILTPHPGEMGRLLGMSTPEVQRDRIGHAAKYAREQGVTLVLKGARTVIATPSGEAYINTTGHAGMATGGAGDVLTGIIAGLLAQGLSAEQAATFGVYLHGQAAERAALLRGDPSSLLAGDIIDAL; encoded by the coding sequence TTGTTTATCGTAACCGCTGAACAGATGAGAGCTGTGGACGAGTATACCATTCATAAGCTGGGTATTCCTGCTGCCAGTCTAATGGAGAATGCAGGCCGAGCCATTGCTGAGGAAGTGATCAAGCTGTGCCGGGAAGGGCAGGCAGAAGGCCGGCTTGCGGATTCAGGGCAGCTTGGCTATAGCAGCAAGACCGATGCTAGGCGGGCACACACCGGGCCCGGCGATCGGCAAGGTTATGGTGGGGACATCATCGCCGATCCGGCGCTGGTGATGGAGCACCCGGGAGATCAGCAGTGGTACCTGCTGATTGGCAAGGGCAACAATGGCGGCGATGGGCTGGTGGCCGCGCGCCATTTGGTTGAAGCAGGGCTTGGCGTGACATTGGTCTACGCCGATGCCCCTGATGCACTGCGGGGCGAAGCCGCAGTGCATCGGGATGCCGCCGCGCAGCTTGGCATCCCTGCTCTTGTCCACGAGCGCGAAGCCGTGGACTTCAGCCGGTGCACAGGCATCGTGGATGCGCTGCTGGGCACCGGCTCGCGGGGGGCGCCGCGGGGAGATTACGCGGCGTTGATTGAGGCGGCGAACGACAGCGGCAAGCCGGTCGTGTCCGCGGATGTGCCGAGCGGGCTGAACGCCGACACCGGAGAGGTGTACAAGCCCTGCATTCAAGCTCGGGTGACCGTATGTCTCGCGCTGCTTAAGCGCGGGCTGGTGCAGTACCCGGGCGCTTCTGCCGCGGGGCGCATTGTGGTGCGCGCCATCGGCATTCCCGCGCGGCTTGCGCCAGAGCATGGCCCCTCGGTCCGTCTGCTGACGGACGAGGTGCTGCGCGGTGCGCTGCGCGTGGATACAGGCCGTCTCCGGGCACCGGACGGCCACAAGGGCACCTACGGCCACGTACTGTTGGCCGCAGGAAGTCTGCCGATGAGCGGCGCTGGCCTGCTCTCGGCCAAGGCCGCGCTGCGCGCAGGCTGCGGGCTCGCCACATGGGCGCTGCCCGCGGCACTGCTGCCGCATGTCATCGGCACCGTGCCCGAGCTCATGCTTGCTGCCGCCGCCGATGGCGACAGCGGCGAATGGAACGCGGCTTCCGCCGACGCCGTGCTGCGTCTCGCGGAGAGCCGCGACGTGCTCGCGACCGGCCCAGGCCTTGGCCGCTTCCAGGGCGACACAGACTGGCTGCGCCGTCTGTGGCAACAATCGGATCGTCCGCTCGTCATCGACGCGGACGCTCTCAACATGCTGGCAGACGCTGGCCCACATGGGCCTCGCGACTGGGGCCAGCGAAGTGCGGCGACAATCCTGACGCCGCACCCTGGCGAGATGGGCCGACTGCTGGGCATGTCGACCCCAGAGGTGCAGCGTGACCGCATTGGGCACGCTGCAAAATACGCTCGCGAGCAGGGCGTGACCCTTGTGCTCAAAGGAGCACGAACGGTCATCGCAACGCCATCCGGCGAGGCGTACATCAACACCACCGGGCACGCCGGCATGGCGACTGGCGGTGCCGGAGACGTATTGACCGGCATCATCGCCGGTCTGCTTGCCCAAGGGCTCAGCGCGGAGCAAGCCGCCACGTTCGGCGTATATCTCCACGGACAGGCCGCTGAACGCGCAGCACTGCTGCGCGGTGACCCATCGTCCCTGCTGGCCGGAGACATCATCGACGCACTGTGA
- a CDS encoding methyl-accepting chemotaxis protein, whose amino-acid sequence MKLQGKLILNALISLLLCLVLVAYIIMQLLNMNAKNQNLVPAMLKVSELNANQIQTQQALDVYSFSMTAGNQDAVLRLLDEGQTMIQDLTDGLLETDQQLQLIQSIETKLQALNQGATEAMSAMNSAEAKRYSTRVRGIQNDIYSLDEMTRDRYDQYTVDLERDIQQTWQTALVGAIVLLVAVMLFNMYTSRQIAKRIRTLKDAAGQIADGDLTGQLPESRGKDELDDLSRSFGIMTHNIRGIIQSIGEAGHRVDLMAQDIDRGNDTAQAIVQQVSRTTEELSIGSQKIAEDLSETVMVVDKMQSTFNSNLESTSQSVIDGREVLTTVEEGNKAVAEQLRLAEVNRMAMAEVEQTVRELEESAVRITTMTAYVSEIAKQTTMLSLNASIEAARAGEAGRGFAVVAGEVNKLAEQSAQSVKHIYAAVGEITTSMDKVKNSVAQSMQLFGEQEQATGQTRESFSAIRESVERISTGIHQLAEDMQHSNQLSTQVQQAIENISAITEQSAASSEEITASTSEQQRSFADASIKVKSLRDISSEMHQELLRFRL is encoded by the coding sequence ATGAAACTACAGGGAAAACTGATACTTAATGCTCTAATTTCACTACTTCTATGCCTTGTGCTAGTCGCTTATATCATCATGCAATTGCTCAACATGAATGCCAAAAATCAAAATCTGGTACCCGCCATGCTCAAGGTGAGTGAACTGAACGCCAATCAGATCCAGACCCAGCAAGCGCTGGATGTCTATTCATTTTCCATGACAGCAGGTAACCAAGACGCCGTGCTCCGCTTGCTAGATGAAGGTCAAACGATGATTCAGGACCTTACGGACGGATTGCTCGAAACAGATCAGCAGTTACAACTTATTCAATCCATCGAGACAAAATTACAAGCTCTCAACCAGGGAGCCACCGAAGCGATGAGTGCGATGAACAGTGCGGAAGCGAAACGTTACAGCACTCGGGTTCGGGGCATACAGAATGATATCTATTCGTTAGATGAGATGACTCGAGATCGTTATGATCAATATACCGTCGATTTGGAACGTGACATTCAGCAAACGTGGCAAACCGCTCTGGTAGGAGCCATCGTATTGCTCGTCGCCGTAATGCTGTTTAACATGTATACTTCACGTCAGATCGCCAAGCGTATTCGAACACTCAAAGATGCCGCGGGACAAATTGCAGACGGTGACCTGACCGGACAATTACCGGAATCTCGGGGCAAAGATGAACTTGATGACCTGAGTCGCTCCTTCGGTATCATGACTCATAATATTCGCGGCATTATTCAATCGATTGGTGAAGCGGGTCATCGTGTCGATTTGATGGCGCAAGATATTGACCGTGGCAATGATACAGCCCAAGCGATTGTGCAGCAAGTATCCCGCACCACGGAGGAACTCTCGATTGGCAGTCAAAAGATTGCCGAGGATCTGAGTGAAACGGTGATGGTTGTGGACAAAATGCAGTCTACCTTCAATAGCAATCTGGAGTCCACTTCCCAATCGGTGATTGATGGTCGTGAAGTATTAACTACCGTTGAGGAAGGTAATAAGGCTGTAGCAGAGCAACTCCGGTTGGCCGAAGTGAATCGTATGGCGATGGCCGAGGTGGAACAAACGGTGCGGGAACTGGAAGAAAGCGCGGTTCGAATCACTACGATGACGGCGTATGTATCGGAGATTGCCAAACAAACGACCATGCTCTCGTTAAATGCCTCCATAGAGGCTGCTCGCGCTGGAGAAGCCGGACGTGGCTTCGCTGTTGTTGCGGGCGAGGTGAACAAACTCGCCGAACAATCTGCGCAATCGGTCAAACATATCTATGCGGCTGTGGGCGAGATCACAACCTCCATGGACAAGGTGAAGAACTCTGTAGCACAGAGCATGCAATTATTCGGCGAACAGGAACAAGCCACTGGCCAGACTCGCGAATCCTTCTCTGCTATTCGTGAAAGTGTGGAGCGCATTAGTACGGGCATCCATCAGCTTGCTGAGGACATGCAACACTCCAATCAACTCAGTACACAGGTGCAACAGGCCATCGAAAATATCAGTGCCATCACCGAGCAGTCGGCTGCCAGTAGTGAAGAGATTACCGCCTCCACGTCGGAACAACAACGTTCCTTCGCTGATGCAAGTATCAAGGTGAAGTCATTGCGTGATATCAGTTCAGAGATGCATCAGGAACTGCTGCGATTCCGGCTGTAA
- a CDS encoding BMP family lipoprotein: protein MKTNKNRRAGLGLIIMMILTVLILGACSANNTTTATDKRTKVGIVLTEVGLGDRSFNDAAFDGLVQARNEKSIVFDYREPGDNAEAAFEEFAQAKFDLVIGLSDAVQADMEKVAAKYPDQQFLMIDSQSKLPNIASISFRAEEGSYLAGVIAAMASTEDHVGFLGGIEIPVLRNFEQGFKQGVLAVKPNATVDVVYAGDFGDADLGEQLAAQMIQEKGADVIYVAAGLTGVGALTEIQKLGKYAIGVDTDQFFLAEKSILTSMLKNVDVSIYNAVNTFVQNNHTFPQKEIVEGLAENAVGLTALHNITLSEEQQQTFEDLKAKISSGQIKITLDQ, encoded by the coding sequence ATGAAAACAAACAAGAATAGACGCGCAGGTCTAGGTCTCATCATAATGATGATCCTGACGGTACTGATCCTGGGGGCATGTTCAGCCAACAATACAACAACGGCAACAGACAAAAGAACAAAGGTTGGGATCGTGCTTACGGAAGTGGGTCTGGGTGACCGTTCTTTTAATGATGCTGCTTTTGATGGACTGGTTCAGGCCAGAAATGAGAAAAGCATTGTCTTTGACTATCGTGAACCGGGCGACAATGCCGAAGCTGCATTTGAAGAATTTGCGCAAGCCAAATTCGATCTGGTTATCGGCCTGAGTGATGCTGTCCAAGCGGATATGGAGAAAGTTGCAGCCAAATATCCTGACCAGCAGTTCCTCATGATTGACAGTCAGTCCAAACTGCCTAACATCGCCTCCATTTCATTCCGGGCGGAAGAAGGAAGTTATCTGGCAGGTGTTATTGCCGCTATGGCTTCAACGGAAGATCATGTTGGCTTCCTTGGTGGAATAGAGATACCGGTCCTTCGTAATTTCGAGCAGGGTTTTAAGCAAGGTGTTCTGGCTGTCAAGCCGAATGCAACCGTTGATGTCGTCTACGCAGGGGACTTCGGTGATGCCGATCTCGGTGAACAATTGGCTGCACAGATGATTCAGGAAAAGGGCGCTGACGTGATCTACGTTGCTGCTGGTCTCACAGGCGTTGGCGCACTGACGGAGATTCAGAAATTAGGGAAATACGCCATCGGTGTAGATACCGATCAATTCTTTTTGGCGGAAAAATCCATTCTTACGTCCATGCTGAAAAATGTGGATGTCTCTATCTATAATGCCGTTAACACGTTTGTTCAAAACAATCATACCTTCCCTCAAAAGGAAATCGTGGAGGGGCTGGCGGAGAACGCCGTGGGTCTGACTGCTCTACATAATATCACGCTCAGTGAAGAACAACAGCAAACCTTCGAAGATCTGAAGGCAAAGATCTCTTCCGGTCAAATCAAAATTACGCTTGATCAATAA